The segment CATCAGGCACGTTATGGCAATGAATCCGGGTTCCATCAAAATGGAGAAGTTGGAAAACTCATTCATGGGATGCTCGGATGGGACAAAATCATACCTGAAAGTATGGCTATGTATCAGCAGGGAACACCCAATTTCCGGCTGACAAGCAAACCCGAACCGGAAGCCCGTATGTGGGTATTAAGCGGTTTCGCAGGAGGAATTCAGCCGTGGTGGCACCATGTTGCCGCCTACCATGAGGACCGGAGAATGTACCGGACCGTTGAGCCGTTGTATAAATGGCACAGCGCAAATGAACAATTCCTTGTAAACCGCCGGCCTCTGGCAACCATTGGGGTGGTATGGTCGCAGGAAAATATGGATTTTTATGGCCGTAACAACAGTCAACGTCTGGTGGACGAACCCTGGCGGGGCATGACCCAGACGCTTCTGCGGGCCCGAATACCCTATCTGCCTGTTCATGCCGATCATATTGACAGCCAGGGAGATCAGTTCTCTGCGCTTGTTCTGCCAAACCTGGGCGTGATGACCGACCGGCAGATAACCAGCATAAAGAATTTTGCATCCAGGGGCGGGGGACTGGTGGCGACAGGTCAGAGCAGCCTTTTCAACGAATGGGGTGACCCCCGGCCGGATTACGGACTGAGTGATCTGTTTGGAACACATTTGGTCGAAAAATACAGCGATCATAATCATGCCACCAGCCATTACACCGGGGAGACCCTCCACACTTACCTTCGGATCCTGCCTGAACTGCGCTCCCGGGTCGATGGTCCGCGATCGGGCAGTGAACCGCACGTGTCGGCTGACCGCCAGTTTGCCCGCCATAATTTGCCTGATCACAGCAATCTGCTGGCAAACCTTATCCGCTGGGCATGCAGGGGCAATATACCTTTAAACATAACCGGAGGAGGCCTTGTTGATTGTAATCTGTATCATCAGTCCGGGCGTATGATCCTGCATCTGGTTAACCTGAATAATGAAGGAGCATGGCGGCAGCCAATACATGAACTTAGTCCGGCAGGCTCCTTTACCGTCAGCCTTAAGGTTCCGGACGATGTTTCCGGCATAAGCCTGCGCTTACTTGTATCCGGCCATAACCTCCAGGTCAGAAAAATAAACAGCTGGATAAAATTTGAGATTAAATCACTTCATGATCATGAGGTGATAGTTGTTACCTGATAAAGTAATCGCCATTTGAAGGCGAGTCCGTATACATTACTCATACCTGAGCGATTCAACCGGGTTACGCCGCGCTATGCTCCAGGTCTGCCAGATAGTGATGATTGTTTGCAGGGCAAGCACAATAACCACTCCCAGGACAAAAAGCCACCAGCTAAGGGGAGCTCTTACTGCATAATCCCTCAGCCATCTTTCCAGCAAAAAGTAGCTTACCGGGATGGCAATTGCCGAAGCTATGACAACCCACTTCAGTGAGCCGTAGTAAAGA is part of the Marinilabiliales bacterium genome and harbors:
- a CDS encoding Tat pathway signal protein, with amino-acid sequence MSNPKNTELSQSRRSFIKSTGAASVLLMSNALFHFPVKGSGKPGEVTGRSPWYRRLTRWGQTNITEPDSQTYDIAWWRGYWKRTLTQGIVVNAGGIVAYYPSQIPFHRQAEHLAGRDLFGELCNAAHEEGLAVFARMDSNRAHKDLFRAHPDWFAFNADDEPYMEGDLYVTCVNSPYYDEFIPSILQEVIKLYKPEGFTDNMWHGLNRYNICHCKRCRDKFKKQSGFNIPESVNWDDPAYRHWIRWNYDRRLEIWDFYNHTTRSAGGRDCIWVGMTPGSISWSAASFRDYKGICERADMIMLDHQARYGNESGFHQNGEVGKLIHGMLGWDKIIPESMAMYQQGTPNFRLTSKPEPEARMWVLSGFAGGIQPWWHHVAAYHEDRRMYRTVEPLYKWHSANEQFLVNRRPLATIGVVWSQENMDFYGRNNSQRLVDEPWRGMTQTLLRARIPYLPVHADHIDSQGDQFSALVLPNLGVMTDRQITSIKNFASRGGGLVATGQSSLFNEWGDPRPDYGLSDLFGTHLVEKYSDHNHATSHYTGETLHTYLRILPELRSRVDGPRSGSEPHVSADRQFARHNLPDHSNLLANLIRWACRGNIPLNITGGGLVDCNLYHQSGRMILHLVNLNNEGAWRQPIHELSPAGSFTVSLKVPDDVSGISLRLLVSGHNLQVRKINSWIKFEIKSLHDHEVIVVT